A genomic region of Bacteroidota bacterium contains the following coding sequences:
- a CDS encoding T9SS type A sorting domain-containing protein: MNSKIFSIFYRPVSLLGYLLFLILLGDSSASYAVYCVPSHPACGAGSNITDVSIASTTLSNTGTGCTSLNGAAYSIYPATGSTTATFIGGNSYQLSVTSDGVSIISVWIDFNQNQVFESSEWTQVTTASVANFPSVVNVIIPSSAQTGTTGMRIRSRVNGTPNSGIDACTAFGSGECEDYTVNIASLSPCTTPPVAGTTQASVTNACANVPFIVSLTGSSTGSGLSYQWEVSTNGFTWQLIPGATSASTSYTLSATAAYFQCALTCSGSTTYSTPLYIPLNTFNNCYCASTANFGLGSDIGRVIFGSMTNGTAFPIIQNTTAIQQYTDYTTITPTNIDKGATYPISVHQINSNNFTQAVGIVYIDYNQNGNFEFPSEQTFLGYTNGNAGGNVLNGNVSIPANALTGLTRMRIILVDYGSASQASCGTYNQGETEDYIINIIPAAPCSTPPIAGQAATSNSTVCGSNPFTLSIIGGTSNSTNIFQWQYSLNNFTYIDIPNANSTIYPTTQSQSTYYRCKITCSGITSYTLPIYVSHSPIALCYCTSSGTNNSFADIGNVTISSLNNGVASPLYSNTSSIKVYTDFTSLPATPLSIGVPEPITVTQITTSTTFATSYVMAFVDWNQDAIFALNETYYIGSTAGPTNSVSGTITIPNGATPGNTRMRIVLVQGGNSGQSACGTYTYGETEDYTVNIVQLSPCTVPPVAGFATASVSSICAATAFNLNLSGNSTGSGQTYYWQYSTDNINWFVYNTPLSYPNYTILAQNQTTYYRCVVNCGGFISYSVPVLVTQSAPNTCYCASAALQSTDSDIGKVVFGNLLNGNATPVLNNSSANHTYTDFTNLAPTSFEQSGQYLLSVSQITSGNTFYSTYVMAFIDFNQDGSFGTGESFLVGQTNTSGIYTVSQYIAIPATANLGQTRLRIVMQENTIPVACGTYNYGETEDYLITIVPAQACPPVLSAGVATSAVNSACSGVPVNVYLSGNSNIAIATYNWQYSFDNISWFNYSVPSNSSASINITANTFVRCIMTCSGVSATSTSLYITLLPTNQCYCTSAATNGTYTDIGNVTIGSLNNGLASPITNNPNATGVYSNFTNLAPINLEQSAMYPITVSAISSSVIFTSYVTMYIDFNQNGQFEAAESYNIGSITNVAGGNVVSNYITIPATASLGITRMRVVLKENGAAGQLPCGTYTFGETEDYLVNIQTLQVCLSAPIAGNAIANDTTVCAGALVQVSLINNSTMASQSYQWQSSPDNITWTNIIGGTLPSINFTMLSIVYYRCEISCSGFTSYSLPVRITQNPSTQCYCTSAATNTADDDIGNVTFLAMNNGVATPALNNPASSNLYTDFTSLTPQSVISGASYPISVTQINSAGFYVAHINVYIDFNKNGLFEAGAETFVLGATNSSVGGNTLTGNISIPFTALPGITRMRVVLVEGVTATPSPCGTYTWGETEDYSILILQNQSCSVPPTAGFSNSSAMQVCPGAPFTLFLTGNSSALGQYYQWQSSADGITWFNIGSISLDSSFVFSQTASAYYQCIVTCSGLNSTSAPVQVTMLQSPVCGYCTNVGGTSCPSNTKITKVTLIGTTLTNSDTLCNSINGSSVSIFPFGGSTTGTIIRGNLYSISVTSTQNVSKSVWIDYDQDGYFAANEYTSICSSSTWGVPDTAVLNIPFGIPAGATGMRIRTRINGSPNGAGDACSFYGSGETEDYTITVDIGNGIVKNEAVEAIGLYPNPANNTVIVLLSKEIEFPAKLVLTNMLGELISETSISTYRTELTLTDYPKGIYFVSVVSKQGSSYKKLVKE; this comes from the coding sequence ATGAACTCGAAAATTTTCTCCATTTTTTATAGACCAGTATCGCTTCTAGGTTATTTACTATTCTTGATTTTGCTTGGCGACAGCTCAGCTTCTTATGCTGTTTATTGTGTACCATCGCATCCTGCCTGTGGAGCCGGTTCTAATATAACCGATGTTAGCATAGCTTCAACTACCTTAAGTAATACAGGCACCGGTTGTACTAGTTTAAACGGTGCTGCTTATAGTATTTATCCTGCAACGGGTTCAACGACTGCCACATTTATTGGGGGAAATAGTTACCAACTTTCAGTAACAAGTGATGGTGTATCTATTATTTCGGTATGGATTGATTTTAATCAGAACCAAGTATTTGAATCATCTGAATGGACACAGGTAACTACAGCATCTGTAGCTAATTTTCCCTCGGTTGTAAATGTGATAATACCTTCGTCTGCACAAACCGGAACAACAGGTATGCGTATTCGCTCAAGAGTAAATGGAACTCCCAATTCAGGTATTGATGCTTGTACTGCCTTTGGAAGCGGTGAATGTGAAGATTATACTGTTAACATAGCAAGTCTTTCCCCTTGTACTACACCACCTGTTGCAGGTACTACTCAGGCAAGTGTGACGAATGCTTGTGCTAATGTTCCATTTATTGTTTCTCTTACAGGATCTTCTACCGGTTCGGGACTGAGTTATCAGTGGGAAGTTTCAACAAATGGATTTACTTGGCAACTTATTCCTGGTGCTACCTCTGCCAGCACCAGTTATACGCTTAGCGCTACAGCTGCCTATTTTCAATGCGCACTCACTTGTTCAGGAAGCACTACCTATTCAACACCACTCTATATTCCACTCAATACTTTCAATAATTGCTATTGCGCTTCTACTGCAAATTTTGGTTTAGGTAGCGATATAGGAAGAGTTATTTTCGGATCAATGACCAACGGTACAGCCTTTCCAATTATACAAAATACAACTGCAATTCAACAGTATACTGATTATACAACCATTACACCTACCAACATTGACAAAGGAGCAACTTATCCAATTAGTGTTCATCAAATAAATTCGAACAACTTTACTCAAGCTGTAGGTATAGTTTATATCGATTACAATCAAAATGGAAATTTCGAATTTCCTTCAGAGCAAACCTTTTTAGGATATACCAACGGAAATGCAGGTGGAAATGTTCTCAACGGAAATGTTTCAATTCCTGCAAATGCGTTAACAGGACTTACCCGAATGCGCATCATTTTGGTTGATTACGGCAGTGCATCACAAGCTTCCTGCGGTACGTATAATCAAGGAGAAACAGAAGATTATATCATCAACATTATTCCTGCAGCACCTTGTTCAACTCCTCCAATAGCAGGACAAGCAGCAACTTCTAATTCAACGGTGTGCGGTTCAAATCCATTTACTTTATCAATCATAGGTGGTACAAGCAATTCAACCAATATTTTTCAATGGCAATATTCGCTAAACAATTTTACCTATATCGACATTCCTAATGCCAATAGTACAATTTACCCAACTACCCAAAGCCAATCGACTTATTATCGTTGCAAAATAACCTGCTCGGGAATTACAAGTTATACCTTACCAATTTATGTTTCACATAGTCCTATTGCACTTTGTTATTGCACTTCTTCAGGAACCAACAATAGTTTTGCTGATATTGGGAATGTAACTATTAGTAGTTTGAACAATGGTGTTGCTTCTCCATTATATTCCAACACCAGTTCAATAAAAGTGTATACCGATTTTACCTCCTTGCCTGCAACGCCACTATCCATTGGAGTTCCTGAACCCATAACTGTTACGCAAATTACTACCAGTACAACATTTGCAACTTCTTATGTAATGGCATTTGTAGATTGGAATCAGGATGCAATTTTTGCATTAAACGAAACCTATTACATAGGAAGTACTGCCGGTCCAACTAATTCAGTAAGTGGAACAATTACAATTCCTAACGGTGCAACACCCGGAAATACGCGTATGCGTATAGTATTAGTACAAGGTGGAAATTCAGGGCAAAGTGCTTGTGGAACTTATACCTATGGCGAAACCGAAGATTATACTGTAAACATTGTTCAGCTAAGTCCTTGCACCGTGCCACCTGTAGCGGGTTTCGCAACTGCAAGTGTGAGCAGTATATGTGCGGCAACAGCTTTTAATTTAAACTTATCCGGAAATTCAACGGGTTCAGGTCAAACCTATTATTGGCAATACTCTACCGATAATATTAATTGGTTCGTTTACAATACTCCGCTTTCCTATCCAAACTATACTATTCTGGCTCAAAATCAAACCACCTATTATAGATGCGTGGTTAATTGTGGTGGATTTATAAGTTATTCTGTACCTGTGCTGGTAACTCAATCGGCTCCAAATACCTGTTATTGTGCATCAGCAGCGCTACAATCAACTGATTCAGATATAGGGAAAGTTGTATTTGGAAATTTGTTAAACGGAAATGCTACTCCGGTTTTAAACAATAGTTCTGCGAATCATACCTATACCGATTTTACCAATTTAGCACCTACAAGTTTTGAGCAAAGTGGACAATATCTTTTAAGCGTTTCACAAATCACCAGTGGAAATACTTTTTATTCAACGTATGTTATGGCATTCATCGACTTTAATCAAGATGGCAGTTTTGGTACCGGCGAAAGCTTTTTAGTGGGACAAACAAACACATCCGGTATTTATACGGTAAGTCAGTATATTGCGATTCCGGCAACCGCCAACTTAGGACAAACCCGCTTACGAATAGTAATGCAAGAAAATACAATTCCTGTTGCATGTGGAACTTACAATTATGGAGAAACCGAAGATTATCTTATTACTATAGTTCCTGCACAAGCGTGTCCTCCTGTACTTTCAGCCGGAGTAGCAACCAGTGCGGTTAATTCGGCTTGTAGTGGTGTGCCTGTAAACGTTTATCTATCGGGCAATAGTAATATTGCCATTGCAACTTATAACTGGCAATACTCGTTCGATAACATTAGCTGGTTTAATTATTCAGTTCCATCAAATTCATCAGCCAGCATCAACATTACGGCCAATACTTTTGTACGTTGCATTATGACTTGCAGTGGAGTATCTGCGACATCTACCTCACTTTATATCACATTGTTGCCAACTAATCAGTGTTATTGCACCTCAGCGGCTACTAATGGCACTTACACCGATATTGGAAACGTAACAATTGGCTCATTAAATAACGGCTTAGCGAGTCCTATCACAAACAATCCAAATGCAACAGGAGTGTACTCAAATTTTACCAATCTTGCTCCAATAAATCTCGAGCAAAGTGCTATGTACCCTATAACTGTAAGTGCAATTAGTTCAAGTGTAATTTTTACTTCCTATGTAACTATGTACATCGACTTTAACCAAAACGGCCAATTTGAAGCGGCTGAATCGTACAACATTGGATCCATAACAAACGTTGCCGGTGGCAATGTAGTAAGCAATTACATTACCATACCGGCCACTGCAAGCTTAGGTATTACAAGAATGCGTGTTGTATTAAAAGAAAATGGAGCAGCAGGTCAATTGCCCTGCGGAACATATACCTTTGGAGAAACCGAAGATTATTTAGTAAACATACAAACACTTCAGGTGTGCTTATCGGCGCCAATTGCCGGTAATGCAATAGCCAACGACACAACAGTTTGTGCAGGAGCATTGGTGCAAGTTTCGCTCATTAATAATTCAACTATGGCTAGTCAAAGTTATCAGTGGCAAAGCTCTCCCGATAACATTACTTGGACCAACATTATTGGTGGTACACTGCCTTCAATTAATTTTACCATGTTGTCAATAGTTTACTATCGTTGTGAAATTTCATGTTCAGGGTTTACCAGTTATAGCTTACCGGTGCGCATTACTCAGAATCCGAGTACCCAGTGTTATTGCACTTCAGCAGCAACCAATACGGCCGACGATGATATTGGAAATGTTACTTTCTTAGCAATGAACAATGGAGTTGCAACTCCTGCATTAAATAATCCGGCATCTTCAAATTTGTATACTGATTTTACTTCGCTTACACCGCAATCGGTTATAAGTGGTGCAAGTTATCCTATTTCGGTTACTCAAATTAATTCGGCAGGGTTTTACGTTGCGCACATTAACGTTTATATTGATTTCAATAAAAATGGATTGTTTGAAGCAGGAGCAGAAACCTTTGTGTTGGGTGCCACCAATTCGAGTGTTGGAGGAAATACCTTAACAGGAAATATTAGTATTCCTTTTACCGCCTTACCGGGAATTACACGTATGCGAGTAGTTTTGGTAGAAGGAGTTACAGCCACGCCTTCACCTTGTGGCACCTATACCTGGGGAGAGACAGAAGATTATTCAATTTTAATTTTACAAAACCAATCATGCTCTGTACCGCCTACTGCAGGTTTTTCCAACTCAAGTGCAATGCAAGTATGCCCGGGCGCTCCGTTTACTCTGTTTTTAACCGGAAATAGTTCGGCATTAGGCCAGTATTATCAATGGCAAAGCTCGGCGGATGGAATTACCTGGTTTAATATTGGAAGTATTTCATTGGATTCGTCTTTTGTATTTTCACAAACTGCGTCTGCGTATTATCAATGTATAGTAACATGTAGCGGATTGAATTCAACCTCAGCACCTGTGCAGGTAACAATGTTGCAATCGCCTGTTTGCGGGTATTGCACCAATGTAGGTGGCACCAGTTGTCCTTCGAATACCAAAATCACCAAGGTCACATTAATTGGTACTACCTTAACAAATTCAGATACTTTGTGTAATTCAATTAATGGAAGTTCGGTAAGTATTTTTCCTTTTGGAGGAAGTACAACTGGCACTATAATTAGAGGTAATTTATATTCTATAAGTGTTACCTCAACTCAAAATGTGAGTAAAAGTGTGTGGATTGATTACGACCAGGATGGTTATTTTGCGGCCAATGAATATACTTCAATATGTAGCAGTTCAA